One region of Exiguobacterium acetylicum genomic DNA includes:
- the carB gene encoding carbamoyl-phosphate synthase large subunit, with protein sequence MPKRQDIQKILVIGSGPIVIGQAAEFDYAGTQACQALKEEGYEVILVNSNPATIMTDPTVADRVYIEPLQAEFVSRIIRKERPDALLATLGGQTGLNLAVELDRLGVLAEYGVELLGTKLSAIEEAEDRDLFRQLMFKRGHGVPDSEIVHTLEEAQQFRQQIGLPIIIRPAYTLGGTGGGIANTPEEFTRIVEGGLKASPATQVLLEKSIAGMKEVEFEVMRDATNQAIIVCAMENFDPVGVHTGDSIVFAPTQTLSDRDYQLLRNVSLDIIRALGIEGGCNIQFALDPTSFDYYVIEVNPRVSRSSALASKATGYPIAKLAAKIAVGYALSELKNPITETSFASFEPALDYVVAKIPRWPFDKFETADRTLGTQMKATGEVMAMGRTMEEALLKAVRSLEIGTADLYMPRFIEMADDALQQAIRQATDDRLFALYAGFVRGYSVEQIHDWTAIDRLFLEKLHHIWQLEQSVAAGLTPELLLHVKRYGFSDPMLARITGQTETEIRRMREAQAIHPVYKMVDTCAAEFASDTPYYYGTYERENEAIATNRSSILVLGSGPIRIGQGVEFDYATVHSIQAIRQAGYEAIIVNNNPETVSTDFSISDRLYFEPLTTEDVLEVIRNERPLGVIVQFGGQTAINLAESLAAEGVKILGTSLEDLDRAEDRKQFEAALTALDIPQPPGKTAVTVEEAVTAAASLGYPVLVRPSYVLGGRAMEIVYAQEELEHYMKHAVIASPERPVLVDRYLTGIELEVDAICDGTDVVIPGIMEHIERAGVHSGDSIGVYPPQRVSQDIKDRIVDYTTRIAKAFGIKGLLNIQFVYADGALYVLEVNPRASRTVPFISKVTGLPVARLATDIILGETLASYGLTSGVLPEEPLVSVKVPVFSFAKLKEVDPTLGPEMKSTGEVIGTDRTLEKALYKGLLASGMAIPEHGRVLLTVADPDKAEMTDLARRFASLGFTLLATEGTAAYLTEQGLPVQTVGKIDSSSESMLDVIEKGEIEYVINTMSRDSQVTKDGFIIRRAAAENQVVCLTSLDTAEAILRVIESRSFEASAIQAFTHEKKVVIQ encoded by the coding sequence ATGCCTAAACGTCAAGATATCCAGAAAATTCTCGTTATCGGGTCCGGTCCTATCGTGATCGGACAAGCAGCTGAATTCGACTACGCTGGAACACAAGCGTGTCAAGCCTTGAAGGAAGAAGGATATGAAGTCATCCTCGTCAACTCGAACCCAGCAACGATCATGACGGATCCAACGGTCGCTGATCGTGTCTACATCGAGCCCCTCCAAGCAGAGTTCGTCTCACGGATCATCCGCAAGGAACGTCCGGATGCCTTGCTTGCGACACTCGGAGGTCAGACGGGTCTGAACTTGGCTGTCGAACTGGATCGTCTCGGTGTCCTTGCTGAGTATGGTGTCGAATTACTCGGTACGAAATTGTCAGCAATCGAAGAGGCAGAAGATCGTGATTTGTTCCGTCAACTGATGTTTAAACGCGGGCATGGTGTGCCGGACAGTGAAATCGTGCATACGCTTGAAGAGGCACAACAATTCCGGCAACAGATCGGTTTACCGATCATCATCCGTCCGGCGTATACGCTTGGAGGAACGGGCGGTGGAATCGCTAACACACCAGAAGAGTTCACGCGAATCGTCGAAGGGGGACTCAAGGCAAGTCCGGCAACACAAGTACTTCTAGAAAAATCAATTGCCGGGATGAAGGAAGTCGAGTTCGAAGTCATGCGCGATGCGACGAATCAGGCGATCATCGTCTGTGCGATGGAAAACTTCGATCCCGTCGGTGTTCATACTGGAGACTCGATCGTCTTCGCTCCGACACAAACGCTATCGGATCGCGATTATCAATTGCTACGAAACGTCTCGCTCGATATCATTCGTGCACTCGGGATCGAAGGTGGATGTAACATCCAGTTCGCACTGGATCCGACGAGCTTCGACTACTATGTCATCGAAGTCAATCCACGTGTCTCACGCTCGTCTGCACTCGCATCAAAAGCGACGGGTTACCCAATCGCAAAACTGGCTGCGAAGATTGCCGTCGGGTATGCCTTGTCCGAATTAAAGAACCCGATCACCGAGACAAGTTTTGCTTCCTTCGAACCGGCACTCGATTATGTCGTCGCCAAGATTCCGCGCTGGCCGTTCGATAAATTCGAAACGGCAGACCGGACACTCGGCACACAGATGAAAGCAACTGGTGAGGTCATGGCAATGGGACGGACGATGGAAGAGGCCTTACTAAAAGCCGTTCGTTCGCTCGAGATCGGTACAGCGGATCTGTATATGCCACGATTCATCGAAATGGCAGACGATGCCTTACAACAAGCGATTCGCCAAGCGACGGACGATCGACTCTTCGCCTTGTACGCGGGCTTCGTCCGCGGTTACAGCGTCGAACAGATTCATGACTGGACGGCGATTGATCGCCTGTTCCTAGAGAAGTTGCACCATATTTGGCAGCTCGAGCAATCGGTCGCAGCTGGTTTGACACCTGAACTACTCCTGCATGTGAAGCGGTATGGATTCAGTGACCCGATGCTCGCCCGGATCACCGGACAAACGGAAACGGAGATTCGCCGGATGCGTGAAGCACAAGCGATTCACCCGGTCTATAAGATGGTCGATACGTGTGCGGCAGAGTTCGCGTCCGACACGCCGTACTACTACGGGACATACGAACGCGAAAATGAAGCGATCGCGACGAACCGTTCTTCGATTCTCGTCCTAGGATCGGGACCGATCCGGATTGGTCAAGGCGTTGAGTTCGATTATGCGACAGTCCATTCGATTCAAGCGATTCGTCAAGCCGGCTACGAAGCGATCATCGTCAACAACAATCCAGAAACCGTGTCGACCGACTTCTCGATCTCCGATCGGCTTTACTTTGAACCACTGACGACGGAGGACGTCCTGGAAGTCATCCGAAATGAACGTCCGCTCGGTGTCATCGTCCAGTTCGGTGGACAGACGGCGATCAACTTAGCCGAGTCATTAGCAGCAGAAGGTGTAAAAATCCTCGGGACATCGCTTGAGGATCTCGACCGGGCTGAGGATCGGAAACAGTTCGAAGCAGCATTGACGGCGCTCGACATTCCACAGCCACCGGGTAAAACGGCCGTAACAGTCGAAGAAGCGGTCACGGCAGCAGCGTCACTCGGTTACCCGGTTCTCGTACGTCCATCGTACGTCCTCGGCGGTCGGGCAATGGAAATCGTCTATGCTCAAGAAGAACTGGAACATTACATGAAACACGCGGTCATCGCCTCACCGGAACGACCGGTCCTCGTTGACCGCTATCTGACAGGAATCGAACTCGAGGTCGACGCAATCTGCGACGGAACGGATGTCGTCATTCCAGGCATCATGGAGCACATCGAACGTGCCGGTGTTCACTCGGGTGACTCGATTGGTGTCTATCCGCCACAACGGGTCTCCCAAGACATCAAGGACCGGATCGTCGACTACACGACACGGATTGCGAAAGCATTCGGCATCAAAGGCTTACTCAACATCCAGTTCGTCTACGCGGACGGCGCTCTCTATGTCCTTGAAGTCAATCCGCGTGCCAGCCGGACGGTGCCATTCATCTCGAAAGTGACGGGACTTCCGGTCGCGCGTCTCGCAACGGACATCATTCTCGGTGAGACACTCGCTTCTTATGGATTAACAAGTGGTGTCCTACCGGAAGAACCACTCGTCTCGGTCAAAGTACCGGTCTTCTCATTTGCGAAGCTTAAAGAAGTTGATCCGACACTCGGACCGGAGATGAAATCAACCGGTGAAGTCATCGGAACGGACCGGACGCTCGAAAAAGCGCTCTATAAAGGGTTGCTCGCATCAGGGATGGCGATTCCAGAGCACGGTCGTGTCCTCTTGACAGTCGCAGATCCAGATAAAGCAGAAATGACGGATCTCGCACGACGCTTTGCCTCACTTGGATTCACGTTACTCGCAACGGAAGGAACGGCAGCGTACTTGACGGAGCAAGGATTACCGGTCCAGACGGTCGGCAAAATCGACTCGTCTTCCGAATCGATGCTCGACGTGATTGAAAAAGGGGAGATCGAATACGTCATCAATACGATGAGTCGGGACTCGCAAGTTACGAAAGATGGCTTCATCATTCGCCGGGCAGCAGCCGAGAATCAAGTCGTCTGTCTGACATCACTCGATACGGCGGAAGCAATTCTACGTGTCATCGAAAGTCGCTCGTTTGAAGCCAGTGCAATCCAAGCCTTCACACATGAAAAGAAAGTGGTGATCCAATGA
- a CDS encoding carbamoyl phosphate synthase small subunit: MRKRTLILEDGMTFEGTAFGSDTTTTGEVVFQTGMTGYQEMLSDPSYCDQMIVLTNPLIGNYGINREDYETTRPLAKALIVREHCQTPSNFRSEMSLDAALQDLDIPGLSGIDTRQLTRHIRSKGVMRGRLVDGEFDLAAELVHLQNAPIETDQVKRASTERAYIIPGAGPRIVLVDFGAKLGIVRELVKRGCEVVVVPYDVSATEVLRYRPDGVMLSNGPGNPKDVPTAIPMIQELTGKVVIFGICLGHQLIALAHGADTFKLPFGHRGANHPVQDIRTGRVDITSQNHGYAVDEQSLHDTVLEVTHLAINDGTVEGIRHTTAAVFSVQYHPEASPGPMDANGLFQQFLEEITKQQEVSHA, from the coding sequence ATGCGTAAACGGACACTGATACTAGAAGATGGGATGACGTTTGAAGGAACGGCGTTTGGCTCAGATACGACAACAACAGGAGAGGTCGTCTTCCAGACCGGAATGACAGGGTATCAGGAAATGTTATCGGATCCATCTTACTGCGATCAGATGATCGTGTTGACGAACCCGTTGATCGGAAACTACGGGATTAACCGAGAAGATTATGAGACGACGCGTCCGCTCGCTAAAGCACTGATCGTCCGTGAACATTGTCAGACGCCGTCGAATTTCCGGAGTGAGATGTCGCTCGATGCAGCACTTCAAGATCTTGATATTCCAGGATTAAGTGGAATCGATACGCGCCAGTTGACACGGCATATCCGTTCGAAAGGTGTCATGCGTGGACGACTCGTTGACGGTGAGTTCGATTTAGCAGCAGAACTGGTTCATCTTCAAAACGCACCTATCGAGACGGATCAAGTCAAGCGAGCCTCAACGGAACGAGCGTACATCATTCCGGGTGCTGGACCGCGAATCGTTCTCGTCGATTTCGGTGCGAAGCTCGGAATCGTCCGCGAACTCGTCAAACGCGGCTGTGAAGTCGTCGTCGTGCCCTACGACGTCAGTGCAACGGAAGTCTTACGCTATCGTCCGGACGGTGTAATGCTATCGAACGGACCAGGGAATCCAAAGGATGTCCCAACGGCGATTCCGATGATTCAAGAATTGACGGGAAAAGTCGTCATCTTCGGCATCTGTCTCGGTCATCAGTTGATTGCACTAGCGCACGGGGCGGATACGTTCAAGCTCCCATTTGGTCACCGAGGGGCGAATCATCCAGTCCAAGATATCCGGACAGGTCGCGTCGATATCACGTCGCAAAACCACGGGTATGCCGTTGACGAACAGTCCTTACACGATACCGTGCTTGAAGTGACGCATCTTGCGATCAACGACGGAACGGTCGAAGGAATCCGTCATACGACAGCAGCGGTCTTCTCCGTCCAGTACCATCCGGAAGCATCACCTGGTCCAATGGATGCGAACGGTCTATTCCAACAGTTTTTAGAAGAAATCACGAAACAACAGGAGGTCTCTCATGCCTAA
- a CDS encoding dihydroorotase, whose product MTTRIENARWYEAGQVRTGDIRIEAGKITDLAATPQANETVIDASGLFVAPGFVDIHVHLREPGGEHKETIATGTAAAAAGGFTTICPMPNTRPVPDDRQTLDALFQKIEETASVRVLPYAAISKNQLGQELVAFDQLTDAVAFTDDGVGVQTAAVMRTAMQQAARLGKTIVAHCEDDSLKAGCVHEGTYSRREGLQGIPSLAESIHIARDVLIAEETGCHYHVCHVSTKESVRVIRDAKRAGIRVTAEVTPHHLVLIDEDIPNQDSNFKMNPPLRSEADRQALLEGLADGTIDCIATDHAPHAAEEKALGIERAPFGITGFETAFPLLYTKLVAEGEMTLETLIRNLTDKAAAIFELPYGRLEVGAEADLVLLDLETERTVSPERFRSKGKNTPFAGERLKGFPVMTLVKGEIVFKEDTAHA is encoded by the coding sequence ATGACAACACGAATTGAGAATGCGAGATGGTACGAGGCGGGACAAGTTCGAACGGGAGATATTCGGATTGAAGCCGGGAAAATCACGGATTTAGCAGCAACACCGCAAGCGAATGAAACGGTCATTGATGCGTCCGGATTATTCGTTGCACCAGGATTCGTCGACATCCATGTCCACCTGCGGGAACCGGGTGGCGAACATAAGGAGACGATTGCGACCGGCACGGCAGCGGCGGCAGCGGGTGGATTCACGACGATTTGTCCGATGCCGAACACGCGCCCCGTACCAGACGATCGTCAAACACTTGATGCGTTGTTCCAAAAGATTGAAGAGACGGCGTCCGTTCGGGTTTTGCCTTACGCGGCGATTTCAAAAAATCAACTCGGACAAGAACTCGTCGCGTTCGACCAATTAACAGATGCCGTCGCGTTCACGGATGACGGTGTCGGCGTCCAGACGGCAGCAGTCATGCGGACAGCGATGCAACAAGCGGCACGGCTCGGGAAAACGATCGTTGCCCACTGCGAAGATGATTCGTTAAAAGCAGGATGTGTGCATGAGGGAACCTACAGTCGACGGGAAGGACTACAAGGTATTCCGTCGCTTGCTGAGAGCATCCACATCGCACGTGATGTCCTGATTGCAGAAGAAACCGGCTGTCATTATCACGTTTGTCATGTCTCGACGAAGGAATCGGTCCGTGTCATCCGTGACGCGAAACGAGCAGGGATCCGGGTGACGGCAGAAGTCACACCGCACCATCTGGTATTGATCGATGAAGACATACCGAATCAGGATTCGAACTTTAAAATGAATCCTCCCTTGCGGAGTGAAGCAGATCGCCAAGCATTGCTTGAGGGGCTAGCGGACGGAACGATTGATTGCATCGCGACTGATCACGCTCCACATGCGGCAGAAGAGAAGGCACTCGGTATCGAACGTGCCCCGTTCGGCATCACAGGGTTCGAGACGGCCTTCCCACTCCTCTATACGAAGCTTGTTGCTGAAGGAGAGATGACACTTGAGACACTGATCCGGAATTTGACGGACAAGGCAGCAGCCATCTTTGAACTTCCTTACGGGAGACTCGAAGTGGGGGCGGAAGCAGATCTGGTTTTGCTTGATCTAGAAACGGAGCGTACCGTATCACCGGAACGATTCCGCTCAAAAGGCAAGAACACACCGTTCGCAGGAGAACGGTTAAAAGGATTCCCGGTCATGACGCTCGTCAAGGGAGAAATCGTATTCAAGGAGGACACAGCACATGCGTAA
- a CDS encoding aspartate carbamoyltransferase catalytic subunit → MKTILKNRHFVNLESLSTTEINSLIERSLAFKRGEPAPDFSDKTLVNLFFENSTRTRSSFEMAEHRLNMHLLPFETATSSVQKGETLRDTCKTLEAIGADALVIRHGATGYYEELMQTLDIPIINAGDGSGQHPSQSLLDLMTIVETYGTVEGKVVVICGDLQHSRVARSNADILKRLGAIVYGSGPIEWYDPAMGIPYLPMDEAVEQCDILMLLRVQHERHDGTTRFDPAVYHTTHGLTHERMNRLKHSAIVLHPAPVNRGVEIADELVEHPRSRIFEQMKNGVFARMAILEWCFSTKSIKGDDADDNTN, encoded by the coding sequence ATGAAGACGATTCTAAAAAACCGGCATTTCGTCAACCTAGAAAGTTTATCCACGACAGAAATTAATTCTTTGATTGAACGCAGTCTCGCTTTTAAACGAGGCGAGCCAGCACCAGATTTTTCGGATAAGACGCTCGTCAATCTATTCTTTGAAAACTCGACTCGGACACGCTCTTCCTTTGAAATGGCAGAGCATCGTCTGAACATGCATCTACTGCCGTTCGAAACGGCGACTTCCTCCGTGCAAAAGGGAGAAACGTTACGCGATACATGCAAGACACTCGAAGCAATCGGCGCAGATGCTTTGGTCATTCGCCATGGAGCAACCGGATATTACGAAGAACTGATGCAGACACTCGATATTCCGATCATCAATGCGGGAGACGGGAGCGGTCAACATCCGTCCCAGTCCTTACTCGATTTGATGACGATCGTCGAAACGTACGGAACGGTCGAAGGAAAAGTCGTCGTCATCTGTGGGGACTTACAACATAGTCGCGTTGCCCGATCGAACGCGGACATCTTAAAGCGACTCGGTGCCATCGTTTATGGATCAGGACCTATTGAGTGGTACGACCCTGCGATGGGCATACCGTATCTTCCGATGGATGAAGCCGTCGAGCAGTGCGACATCTTGATGTTACTGCGTGTCCAGCACGAACGGCATGACGGGACGACACGATTTGATCCAGCAGTCTACCACACAACGCACGGATTGACACATGAGCGGATGAACCGTCTGAAGCATTCCGCGATCGTGCTTCATCCGGCACCGGTCAATCGGGGAGTCGAGATTGCCGACGAACTGGTCGAACATCCGCGATCGCGGATTTTTGAACAGATGAAAAACGGTGTCTTTGCACGGATGGCGATTCTGGAATGGTGCTTTTCAACGAAATCAATCAAAGGAGACGATGCAGATGACAACACGAATTGA
- a CDS encoding uracil-xanthine permease family protein: MAKHAAVLGVQEVPTHPLNWLMLSLQHVFAMFGATVLVPLLTGLNTSVALVASGVGTLIFLAVTRFKVPTYLGSSFAYIAPIIAVSERWGVEDALIGGMVAGLVYGLVSLLIRYTGAAWLLRLLPPVVIGPVIMVIGLSLAPTAVNMAMNGADGKYNGLYFLVAMVTLGVTLLAMTYLKGMWSTIPILFGITVGYLVAASVGIIDFTPLQQATLFHVPDFTIPFLNYTPSWNTAALLLIVPVTLVTLTEHIGEQKVTSRIIGRETLLDPGMHRTVLGDGIAKTVASMLGGPPVTTYGENNGVMSITRVYSVYVLGGAAVLAISFGFLGYVEGFIKTIPTPVMGGISILLFGVIASNGLRTLTESKIDLADKRNLTITAVILVTGIGGAALKIGNFSLEGMALATILGIILNLVLPKTTEQVEETTETSTTQSVANNF, from the coding sequence ATGGCAAAACATGCCGCAGTACTTGGTGTACAAGAAGTACCTACTCACCCTCTAAATTGGCTGATGCTCAGCCTGCAACACGTCTTCGCGATGTTTGGTGCGACCGTGCTCGTCCCGCTCTTAACGGGACTCAACACATCGGTCGCGCTCGTCGCAAGCGGAGTCGGCACACTGATTTTCCTCGCCGTCACCCGCTTCAAAGTACCCACATATCTTGGTTCAAGTTTTGCCTACATCGCCCCAATTATTGCCGTCAGTGAACGGTGGGGTGTCGAGGATGCCTTAATCGGCGGAATGGTCGCTGGACTCGTCTACGGACTTGTCTCACTCCTCATCCGCTACACGGGAGCTGCTTGGTTGCTTCGCTTACTCCCACCGGTCGTCATCGGACCGGTCATCATGGTCATCGGTCTATCGCTCGCCCCGACCGCTGTCAACATGGCGATGAACGGAGCGGACGGTAAGTACAACGGACTGTACTTCCTCGTTGCGATGGTCACGCTCGGCGTCACACTCCTTGCGATGACGTACTTAAAAGGAATGTGGAGCACGATTCCGATCCTGTTCGGGATCACGGTTGGTTATCTCGTTGCGGCATCAGTAGGAATCATTGACTTCACACCACTTCAACAAGCCACGTTGTTCCACGTGCCGGACTTCACGATTCCGTTCTTGAATTACACACCATCGTGGAATACAGCCGCCTTGCTTCTGATCGTTCCCGTGACGCTCGTCACACTGACGGAGCACATCGGCGAACAAAAAGTGACATCACGGATCATCGGGCGCGAGACGCTCCTCGATCCAGGGATGCACCGGACCGTACTAGGTGACGGGATTGCGAAGACAGTCGCTTCGATGCTTGGCGGACCACCGGTTACGACGTATGGTGAGAACAACGGTGTCATGTCAATCACACGTGTCTACAGTGTCTATGTCCTCGGTGGCGCGGCGGTTCTTGCAATCAGCTTCGGATTCCTCGGATATGTCGAAGGGTTCATCAAGACGATTCCGACACCGGTCATGGGTGGAATCAGTATCCTCTTGTTCGGAGTCATCGCGTCGAACGGTCTCCGGACGCTGACGGAAAGTAAGATCGACCTTGCTGATAAACGGAACTTGACGATCACAGCCGTCATTCTCGTCACAGGTATCGGAGGCGCGGCGCTTAAAATCGGCAACTTCTCTCTCGAAGGAATGGCACTGGCGACGATTCTTGGAATCATCCTGAATCTAGTCCTTCCAAAAACGACAGAGCAGGTCGAAGAAACAACGGAAACCTCTACAACTCAATCGGTAGCTAACAACTTTTAA
- the pyrR gene encoding bifunctional pyr operon transcriptional regulator/uracil phosphoribosyltransferase PyrR, with translation MKPAVILDEAAIGRALTRIAHEIIERNKGIHDLMIVGIKTRGETLARRLAKRIEQIEGKPVLLGVVDISMYRDDLSKRSLEPEIKGSDLPEDITGKIVVLVDDVLYTGRTVRAAMDALVDHGRPSMIQLAVLVDRGHRELPIRPDFIGKNVPTSREEQVVVALAEVDEADQVFIKR, from the coding sequence ATGAAACCAGCCGTCATCTTAGATGAAGCCGCGATCGGACGTGCACTGACACGGATCGCCCATGAAATCATCGAACGTAACAAAGGAATTCATGATTTGATGATCGTCGGAATCAAGACGCGAGGCGAGACACTCGCTCGCCGACTTGCGAAGCGCATCGAACAAATCGAAGGAAAACCGGTCTTACTCGGTGTCGTCGACATCTCGATGTACCGGGATGACTTGTCGAAACGAAGTTTAGAACCAGAAATCAAAGGTTCTGATCTACCGGAAGACATCACCGGGAAAATCGTCGTCCTCGTTGACGACGTCCTCTACACAGGCCGCACTGTTCGCGCCGCGATGGATGCGCTCGTCGACCATGGAAGACCGAGTATGATTCAACTCGCTGTCCTCGTCGACAGAGGACATCGGGAGTTACCGATTCGACCAGATTTCATCGGTAAGAACGTCCCGACATCCCGTGAGGAACAAGTCGTCGTCGCACTCGCCGAAGTCGATGAAGCCGATCAAGTATTCATTAAACGCTAA
- a CDS encoding RluA family pseudouridine synthase → MNEVETWSVQADGATGRIDKWLAEQNDWSRSQVQEWLKAGRVEVDGRVVKPNYKLSGTESIVVHIPETVELEILPEDIPLEVVYEDSDVIVVNKPKGMVVHPAAGHVSGTLVNALLHHCQDLSGINGVKRPGIVHRIDKDTSGLLMVAKNDLAHESLAHQLKEKTTERLYIALVHGEIPHELGTIEAPIGRDKNDRQRMTVTDKNSKSAVTHFRVLDRYEGFTVVECKLETGRTHQIRVHMRYIGFPLAGDPKYGPRKTMKMNGQALHAAVLGFEHPRTGEWMRFEAPLPEEMTFEIGQLKKLELES, encoded by the coding sequence ATGAATGAAGTAGAAACATGGTCCGTACAAGCGGATGGAGCGACAGGGCGCATTGATAAATGGCTCGCAGAACAAAACGATTGGTCGCGTTCGCAAGTACAGGAATGGTTGAAAGCGGGACGTGTCGAAGTCGACGGTCGTGTCGTCAAACCGAACTATAAATTATCGGGAACGGAATCGATTGTCGTTCATATCCCGGAAACGGTGGAGCTCGAGATCTTACCGGAAGACATCCCACTTGAAGTCGTGTATGAGGACTCGGACGTCATCGTCGTCAACAAACCAAAAGGGATGGTCGTCCACCCGGCGGCAGGTCATGTCTCAGGAACGCTCGTTAACGCCTTATTACACCACTGTCAAGATCTCTCAGGCATCAATGGCGTCAAACGTCCAGGAATCGTTCACCGGATCGATAAGGATACGTCTGGTCTGTTGATGGTTGCTAAGAACGACTTAGCGCATGAATCACTCGCGCATCAATTAAAAGAGAAGACGACGGAACGTCTCTACATCGCGCTCGTGCACGGTGAAATTCCGCACGAACTCGGAACGATCGAAGCCCCAATCGGACGCGATAAGAACGACCGTCAACGGATGACGGTAACGGATAAGAATTCAAAGTCTGCCGTAACCCATTTCCGTGTTCTCGATCGGTACGAAGGCTTTACGGTCGTTGAATGTAAACTTGAAACAGGACGGACGCACCAAATCCGTGTCCATATGCGTTATATCGGTTTCCCGCTTGCGGGTGACCCGAAATATGGTCCACGTAAGACGATGAAAATGAACGGTCAAGCCTTGCATGCTGCGGTTCTCGGTTTCGAACATCCACGCACAGGTGAGTGGATGCGCTTTGAAGCACCGCTCCCAGAAGAGATGACATTTGAAATCGGTCAATTGAAAAAACTTGAATTAGAGTCTTGA
- the lspA gene encoding signal peptidase II, which produces MWLYLGIAALLVGIDQLTKWIVVQNMTIGQAITVIPDFFYLNSYRNRGAAWGMLEGKFGFFFIVTVVVVIGLIYFLYKEGTKNKVFAWSIALLLSGAIGNFIDRMARGEVVDFFHFFPFGYNFPIFNVADVCLTFGVITMLISVMFEERLTKKGTMDK; this is translated from the coding sequence ATGTGGCTTTACTTAGGGATTGCTGCTTTACTCGTTGGAATCGACCAGTTGACGAAATGGATCGTCGTTCAAAACATGACGATCGGTCAAGCGATCACGGTCATTCCGGATTTCTTTTATCTCAACTCGTATCGGAATCGGGGCGCTGCGTGGGGAATGCTCGAAGGTAAATTCGGCTTTTTCTTCATCGTTACAGTCGTCGTCGTCATTGGATTGATTTACTTCCTCTACAAGGAAGGCACGAAAAATAAGGTATTTGCTTGGAGCATCGCGTTATTGCTCAGTGGTGCGATCGGAAATTTCATTGATCGAATGGCACGAGGAGAAGTCGTTGATTTCTTCCACTTCTTCCCGTTCGGCTATAATTTTCCAATCTTTAATGTCGCAGACGTCTGTTTGACGTTTGGTGTCATCACGATGCTGATCAGCGTCATGTTTGAAGAACGGTTGACTAAGAAAGGAACGATGGATAAATGA